The Bacillus sp. (in: firmicutes) genome includes the window CGATGGTATGATCATGAGAATCGCCTGTTCATCCATGATTCTGAGTTCCAGCCAGAACATAATCTTGACCATGCGATGATTATCGTTGAAAAGATGAAAAAGTTCGGATTTACTTATGAAACAAACGGAGTATCGGAAGCAGCATTCAATGATGCAAAAGGAACTGGCGAAACATTGGCTCAAGCGATTACGAATGCAGCTTATTCAATTATTGAGAGAAACTCTGTAACAGATAGCAGCAAAATGTGGCGGACTTTATGCTAGAAAAAAGGAAACGCAAGGGCGGTTTAAACCGTTCCTGCGTTTCCTTTTTAAGTTTCTACAGTTTCTACAAACATTTTACAGAAATCACACCAATTATTAATAATAATATATTTACTGTCAATCGAAATAAGTCCTTGTTCTCTCAGCTTTGAAACGATGCGGCTTACGCTTTCACGTGTAGAGCCTATTGTGTTAGCTAGGTCCTGAATTGTTATTGGAAGTTCAATTTTTAAACCGCAGTTCGTCTTACTTCCGAAATCACGTGCGAGCCGTTCGATTGTTTTGACAGTTTTACTGTAAACGTCTAAAAGCGCAATATCTTGTAATATGGTAGTGAAAGAACGAAGTTGTCCACCCATAAAACGAATCATTTCGATTGAAAGCTCAGGATTACATGCGATAAATTCCTCCAAATCAGAGGATAATATATAAAGGACTTCGCTATCCATTAATGTTTGTGCTGCCCCAGGGTAACAGCAGTCTGGTTCACTAAACAAGGAGGCTTCTGCAAAAATGTTTCCTGGTCGTTTTATGCAAACAATTAATTCTCTTCCTTGAGCGTTAGTTTTTTTAATTTTGATGCCACCATTTTTTACAAAAAAAGTCGCCTTAGCTTCATCTGATTCATGAAAAATAAAATCCCCTTTTTTATATGTGGCCGTTTTAACCTTTGTACTTAAAGAGCCTATTAAATGGTCAGGTAAGTCCTTAAAAAAAGGAATGCTTTTTAAAAACGCTACATGCATACAATTGGACCTCCTTTAAGTTAATAAGAATCATAAACACACTTTGTAATTGTTTTCATTATATATTAAAATGTGATAAATATCATACTTTTCAGCATTATTTTAAATGTTATTGTCGAAAAAATATCTTCATGGAGGTATGAAGCACGATCATAATCCGATGCTTCAAAAAAGCTAATGGAAAATCTATTTGTTTTTTGGCGGAAATTGAATAATGAAAATAAGAAAGTGGCAGTCCTACTTCAATTGTTTCTTATTGCTCTATTAGCGACATTAGCCAGCGAAATTCGTTTAGTGCCCTTTGAAGGAGAAACGTTTCGTTTTGGGTTAGGGGGTGTTGCTTTTTTTTTACTAATTTTGATTTGGCCTCCTGCTTCACTTATTTGGACTGGTATTGTTACAGGCGTCACAGTCGTTGGTTTTCGCTTATTTCTTGACTTTTCCCTCTATGAAATCCATATTTCTACAAGTTTTATTAATCATTGCTCCGCTTTTTTATTTTATTTACTCTATGCTCTTGGACTACATATAATTAAAGTTGAAAAATATAAAACATATCCTTTTATTTTAGGTGCTTGGGCATCTCTTTTTGAATTTATAGGGAATAGTGCAGAACAGTTGCTTAGGCATTTATTATTGCATCAAGCATTTTTGGGATTTACAGAATGGACAATCATTATTGGAGTTGCTTTGCTCCGAAGTTACTTTGTTGTTGGCTTATATGCATCTATAACGGTTTCGGAGCATAAGAAACGGATGCAGGAGATAGTAAAGGTAGGCTCAGAATTATATGGTGAAACCCTTTATTTACAAAAATCGATGAACCATATTGAAAAAATCACAGCAGAAAGCCACGATCTTTATCGAAAGTTAAGAAAGACAGAATCCCATGAGTTGAGTGTACAAGCGTTGCTTATCGCCCAAGAAATTCATGAGGTGAAGAAAGATTCGCAGCGAATTTTATCGGGGCTTTTGAAAATAGCTGAACAAAAAATAGAAACTATTTTTTTTCTTTCAGATGTGCTCAATCTTGTTGTTCATGCAAATGAAAACTATAGTGAACTTTTAAAGAAAAAAATTATAATTCATCGAACGATTACGATTGATTATGAAACGGAGCAGCAAATCCCGCTTCTTGCGTTATTAAATAATCTTGTAGCAAACGCAGTAGAAGCGATTGATTTAAAAGGGGAAATTTATATTGAAATAAAGCAGGATTCAGCCAATACTAGTTTTATAATTGAGGATTCTGGTAAAGGCATTCGAAAAAAAGATTTACCAATTATTTTTGAAGCTGGCTATACAACAAAATTTAATGAAGAAGGAGTTGCTGCTACAGGAATTGGTTTATCCCATGTACAAGAGATTGTCCAGATGCTAAAAGGAAATATTGAAATTGACACAATGGAAATGGGAACTGTTTTTCGAATTTGTATACCAACTGAAATGTTACGAAAGAGAGTTGAGTAGAGCTGCGCTATTATATTATAGATGATGATAAGGCTAGTAGAACGATGTTGAAAAACATAATTATAGATGGTGAACTTGGCGTCGTCATTGGTGAGGCTGAAAGTGGCGTCAAAAGTCTTAAGCCGATTAAAGCGATGCACCCCGACATTGTATTGATTGATTTTTTAATGCCCGAATTGGACGGAATCGAAACGATTGAACAGTTGAAAAAGGAAGGTTTTCAAGGTCAATTTATTATGATTTCTCAAGTCGTGAATAAAGAGATGGTGGCAGAAGCTTATGAAAAAGGGGTGGAGTTTTTCATCCATAAGCCTATTAACAGCGTTGAAGTTAAGAGCATATTGGGTAAGGTTTCTGAACAACTGCGATTAAGAAACTCTTTACTAACGATTCAAGAATCACTAACAAATATTGGCTTGGACAAAAGTAAAAAGCTAAGAACAGTGAGAGAAATTGTCCTTTCTATTTTAAGTGATATGGGAATTTCTGGTGAGACAGGAAGTGACGATATTGTTTCCATTATTGAATTCTTAATGAATCAGGATGATAGTAGCGTTCAATTGCCTCCTCTAAAAGATTTGTATGAAGCAATTGCAATGAAAATGAAATCTGAACATGCGGATATAGTAAAGGAAAGTAAAGCAATGGAACAGCGTATTCGGAGAACTATTCTTGCGGCAATTCATAATTTAGCTTCAATCGGGGTCATTGACTATACGAATGCAGAGTTTGAGTATTATGCCCCGCGTTATTTTGACCTAAAAGAGGTAAGAAAACAGATGATAAATATTGAAGAAGGAAAGTTCGAGCAAGTAAAAGTGAAAATTAACATTCGTAAATTCGTACAAGTGCTGTATCTTGAAACAATGAAAAAACTTAATCAAGAATAATATTTATGCTAAAAGTACAAAATATTTTAAAAAAAGTATAAAAAAATTTAAAATACTGAAATGAATTTAATGTCGGATTTTGTCGGATTAAATAGGTTACCCTTAAAATAAACGTATAAGCTAATTCTAAAAAGTTGGAAACGTTTTCTATATAAAAAAGGGGTGACTTGTCAATGAAGAAAAAATTTAAATTTCCTTTAGCTTATCAAATTCTTGTTGGTTTAGTCTTGGGTATTATCGTAGGCGCGGTTTTTTACGGGAATCCTGCGGTCGAAACTTATTTACAACCATTAGGTACCATTTTTCTTAATATGATCAAAATGATTGTTGTGCCAATCATTGTTTCTACGTTAATTATTGGTGTTGCAGGTACTGGAGATATTAAGCAATTAGGTAAGCTTGGTGGGAAAACTCTTATTTATTTTGAAATCGTGACAACGCTTGCAATTATCGTCGGGATATTGGTAACTAATATATTTAAACCTGGTGTAGGCATTGACATGTCCTCACTTGCTAAAACTGATATTGGTAAGTATGTTGAAACTACTGAGCAAGTCCAACATGGCCATGGATTTTTTGACATTATTATTAATATTGTACCAACGAATTTTGTTCAAGCAATGGCAAATGGGAATATGCTTTCGATTATCTTTTTTTCCGTACTATTCGGACTAGGGGTTGCAGCGGTTGGTGAAAAAGGGAAACCAGTGCTAGCCTTTTTTGAAGGTGTAGCAGATGCGATGTTCTGGGTGACGAATCTAATTATGAAGTTTGCTCCATTTGGTGTATTCGGATTAATAGGAGTTACCGTTTCGAAATTCGGATTAGCATCATTAGTTCCACTTGGTAAGCTAATGCTCCTTGTTTATGCAGCGATGATTTTCTTTATCATTGTCGTATTAGGTGGTATTGCAAAGTTAGTAGGTATTAATATTTTCCATATTATGAAGGTATTAAAGGAAGAACTAATTTTGGCTTATTCAACATCCAGCTCTGAAACCGTATTGCCGAAAATAATCGATAAAATGGAGAAGTTTGGTGCTCCAAGGGATATTGTTTCTTTTGTTGTCCCAACAGGCTATTCCTTTAACTTGGATGGGTCTACATTATACCAAGCGATTGCGGCCATTTTTATCGCGCAAATGTATGGCATTAATTTAAGTATTACCGAACAAATTACATTAGTTTTAGTATTAATGGTAACATCGAAAGGTATTGCAGGTGTACCAGGGGTTTCCTTTGTTGTTTTATTAGCAACCTTGGGAACAGTTGGTATTCCGCTTGAAGGTCTAGCCTTTATCGCTGGAATTGATAGACTTCTTGACATGGCTCGTACAGTTGTAAATGTAATGGGAAATTCATTGGCGACAGTTGTCATGGCTAAGTGGGAAGGTCGATTTGACTATTTGAAAAAAGAGAAGTACATTGCATCCTTAAAGAAAGCAGCTTAATACTAGGTAAGTATAGGATCTTGAAATATTTACAGTGGTGCTATATAAATATAGTATAATTAAATAACAACTTCGC containing:
- a CDS encoding Crp/Fnr family transcriptional regulator, which codes for MHVAFLKSIPFFKDLPDHLIGSLSTKVKTATYKKGDFIFHESDEAKATFFVKNGGIKIKKTNAQGRELIVCIKRPGNIFAEASLFSEPDCCYPGAAQTLMDSEVLYILSSDLEEFIACNPELSIEMIRFMGGQLRSFTTILQDIALLDVYSKTVKTIERLARDFGSKTNCGLKIELPITIQDLANTIGSTRESVSRIVSKLREQGLISIDSKYIIINNWCDFCKMFVETVET
- a CDS encoding cation:dicarboxylase symporter family transporter → MKKKFKFPLAYQILVGLVLGIIVGAVFYGNPAVETYLQPLGTIFLNMIKMIVVPIIVSTLIIGVAGTGDIKQLGKLGGKTLIYFEIVTTLAIIVGILVTNIFKPGVGIDMSSLAKTDIGKYVETTEQVQHGHGFFDIIINIVPTNFVQAMANGNMLSIIFFSVLFGLGVAAVGEKGKPVLAFFEGVADAMFWVTNLIMKFAPFGVFGLIGVTVSKFGLASLVPLGKLMLLVYAAMIFFIIVVLGGIAKLVGINIFHIMKVLKEELILAYSTSSSETVLPKIIDKMEKFGAPRDIVSFVVPTGYSFNLDGSTLYQAIAAIFIAQMYGINLSITEQITLVLVLMVTSKGIAGVPGVSFVVLLATLGTVGIPLEGLAFIAGIDRLLDMARTVVNVMGNSLATVVMAKWEGRFDYLKKEKYIASLKKAA
- a CDS encoding ATP-binding protein, with translation MENLFVFWRKLNNENKKVAVLLQLFLIALLATLASEIRLVPFEGETFRFGLGGVAFFLLILIWPPASLIWTGIVTGVTVVGFRLFLDFSLYEIHISTSFINHCSAFLFYLLYALGLHIIKVEKYKTYPFILGAWASLFEFIGNSAEQLLRHLLLHQAFLGFTEWTIIIGVALLRSYFVVGLYASITVSEHKKRMQEIVKVGSELYGETLYLQKSMNHIEKITAESHDLYRKLRKTESHELSVQALLIAQEIHEVKKDSQRILSGLLKIAEQKIETIFFLSDVLNLVVHANENYSELLKKKIIIHRTITIDYETEQQIPLLALLNNLVANAVEAIDLKGEIYIEIKQDSANTSFIIEDSGKGIRKKDLPIIFEAGYTTKFNEEGVAATGIGLSHVQEIVQMLKGNIEIDTMEMGTVFRICIPTEMLRKRVE
- a CDS encoding response regulator; translation: MRYYIIDDDKASRTMLKNIIIDGELGVVIGEAESGVKSLKPIKAMHPDIVLIDFLMPELDGIETIEQLKKEGFQGQFIMISQVVNKEMVAEAYEKGVEFFIHKPINSVEVKSILGKVSEQLRLRNSLLTIQESLTNIGLDKSKKLRTVREIVLSILSDMGISGETGSDDIVSIIEFLMNQDDSSVQLPPLKDLYEAIAMKMKSEHADIVKESKAMEQRIRRTILAAIHNLASIGVIDYTNAEFEYYAPRYFDLKEVRKQMINIEEGKFEQVKVKINIRKFVQVLYLETMKKLNQE